TCAGGACGGTAGATTTTTTGGAAGCTTTCCATGGTGCTGATCGCACTGATCAATTCAAAATCTGTATAGTCGCTCAGTAAGTTGTCAGCAGAATAGAATGCCAATGGCGCAGTCGCATTTTCAGGTTTGAAATAACGAACGCTTAAGCCCATTTTTGCAAAATACTCATCAGTACGTGAATAGTCATCATTGGTATATTCCACGCCTAAGATCGGATGTACATTTGCAGTACGATAATAGGTTTTTGTCGTTGAAACACTTAAACAAATGACAGGTTGTTTTTTGAATTCAGCTTTGAATACCTCTGAATTGATCAAGTGCTGATACAGCTTGCCATGTAAATCGCCAAAATCTTCAGGTTTTTCATTGAATTTGCAGCCGAGAGTTGGCAATACCACGCTGAAGTCATAGTCACGTACATACGATGAAAAACTGTTGCCGATCATACCTTCAATGCGTTCATTGGTTTTATGGTCGATGATGGTGCTTTTTAAAGTTTCAATAAATGGGAAAGTTTGACCATTGCCCTCAATGTCAATCTCGGCAGAAATAATATCGATTTCAAGTGAATAACGATCAGCATTCGGATTGTCACAGCTAGCCAAACTATTAAAACGGTTATTAATCATTGCCAAGGTACGGCGCAGATTTTCTTCACGGTGTTCGCCACGTGCCAAATTGGCAAAATTAGTGGTCAGACGTGTGCTGTCAGCTGGTTTATAGTTTTCATCAAAACGAATACGTTTAAGTGAACATGCAAATGCGTTACTCATGGGAAATACCACCGAATTTCAAAAATAAATTTAAATGTTTTCAATGAGGATATTTATACTTCAAAGCCAAGATGAATAAAAATGATTTAATCTAAGGTAAAGCTGAGTAAAATTCATGTAAGATAAAAATGAAACAACAAAACCTAAAAATACAATTATAAAACATTGAAATAATTAATTATTTTTATAAATTAAACTTTCACCCATAGGCAAATAAAAAATCTATTCTTCTTGCAATAAATACGTTGTTACTGATCAATCTTATGAAATTTTGAGTATTTACATTTATGCTATGTAAAAAATTAACGATTCAAATGCGCCATTTTCTAAAATAGATACATGAATATCATGTTGAATTGGGGTGAAAAAAACCAATGATCATTGTAAAAACGGGGGATGTCCATACTGCTAAGATGAAAAAATATCAATATTGTGTCACTCAAGCTCAATACAGCTTTTACGTTTCAACAGCACCCAACTCAATATTTTTTAAAATCGCACAATCTGCCTGATCATTGCCAGAACAACAATTCGCAGAATGTTGTAGTAAGTCAACCATCGCTTGCAATTGGGCAATTTTGTCATTTAACACTTGAATATGCTGTAAAGTCAGTTGTTTCACTTCAGCACTTTGACGTTCGGTATTTTTCCACAGCGATAATAATTCTTTCATTTGCTCAGAGGAAAAACCTAAATCACGCGCATGTCGAATAAAATTTAAGGTTTTTAAATCTTGTTCTGAATAGATACGATAACCTGAAGCCGCACGCTTTGCTGTATCCAACACGCCGATTTGCTCATAATAACGAATCATTTTATTGGAAATGCCTGACTGTTTAGACACCTGACCGATATTCATCTTCCACTCCTAATAAATATTCAGAGTTTAAATCCAAGCATTTAAACTCTGAATATAAGACTTTTTATGCGTCAAATTTAAGTGCATGAAAATATTTTAAACGTAATGCATTAGCCAAGACAAATACGGAAGACAGCGCCATCGCCCCTGCGGCAAAAATTGGTGACAGTAAAATACCAAAACTTGGATATAAAATCCCTGCGGCAATGGGAATCAAGGCAATGTTGTAAATAAATGCCCAAAATAAGTTTTGCTGAATATTACGAATAGTCGCTTTACTCAGCGCAATTGCATTGGGTACGCCTTGCAAATTACCAGACATAAGAACCACTTCAGCAGCTTCCATCGCAACATCTGTACCCGTGCCAATCGCAATACCAACATCTGCTTGTGCCAATGCGGGTGCATCATTGATGCCATCACCAACAAATGCCACACGACCATATTTTTGCTGTAACTGTTTCACCACTTCAACTTTACCATCAGGCAAAACTTCAGCTTCGACTTGATCTATTTTTAACTTTTGGGCAATAGCGTTAGCTGTATGACGGTGATCGCCTGTGATCATGGCAACTTTCAAACCAAGTTGATGTAAAGCATCAATCGCAGCATAGGTCGAGTCTTTAATCGGATCGGCAACAGCAACAATTGCGGCAAGTTTTTGATCAATCGCCACATAAATAGGAGTTTTGCCTTCATTGCCTAAACGTGCAGCTTCGGCTGCAAATACACTGACATTGACTCCAATTTCATGCATATAACGGTCAGCACCAATTTGGACTGCTTGACCCTCAACTTCAGCTTGAATCCCTGAACCTGTCACCGAGTCAAAAGCGGTTACAGGCAAGAAATGGATATTCTCCTGTTGTGCCGCATCGACAATTGCCAACGCAATCGGATGTTCAGACTTGGCTTCAACCGATGCGACAATTTGTAAAACTTGCTCACGAGCAAAACTATCCATCACTTGAAAATCAGTTAAAGTAGGTTTTCCTTCGGTCAATGTCCCCGTTTTATCGACTGCAACCACGTTTATATCTTGCAAAAGTTGTAAGGCTTCACCTTTACGGAACAATATCCCCATTTCTGCACCACGACCTGTCCCTACCATAATGGACGTTGGTGTTGCTAAGCCCATAGCACACGGACAGGCAATAATCAGTACCGCAACGGCGTTGATCAAGGCGAAAGTCAGTGCAGGATCAGGACCGAAGATTAACCAAACAAAGAAAGTGAGCAGTGCTAAACCCATCACCACAGGAACAAACCACATAGTGACTTTATCGACTACAGCTTGAATGGGCAACTTTGAACCTTGTGCTTGCTCAACCATATGAATGATTTGTGCCAAAACAGATGCTTCGCCAATCGCCGTGGCACGAATATTCAATGTCCCATTTTGGTTAATCGTCCCACCGACAACCGATTGACCTACAGATTTTTCAACAGGGATGGGTTCACCTGTAATCATCGACTCATCAATATAACTATGCCCTTCAACAACTTCACCATCGACAGGTACACGCTCACCTGGGCGAATTTCGACAATAAGATCACTCGTTACATTAGCAATGGGTACTTCTAGAATCTGTCCATTTTGGTGAATACGGGCAGTTTTTGGCTGCATACCGATAAGATGTTGAATAGCTTGAGATGTTCGTCCTTTGGCTTTGGCTTCAAAATAACGCCCCAATAAAATTAAACTCACAATCACCGCAGCGGCTTCATAATAAACGTGCACTGTACCTTGCGGTAAAAGCTGCGGTAAAAATGTAGCCACCAAGGAAAAACTATAGGCTGCCAATGTTCCAACTGCCACTAAGGAATTCATATCTGGTGCAAAGCGCAATAATGCAGGAATCCCTTTTTGATAAAATCTACGCCCTGGAAAAATTAACACTAAGGTCGTCAGTACACATTGAATCAGCCAACTTTGATATTGTCCGATATGATGCATCACCCACATATGAAATGCAGGAATCATATGTGAACCCATTTCTAAAATAAAAACAGGTAAGGCTAAAACCAGTGAAATAATGAGATCTCGTTTTAACTCCTGTAACTCACTATTTTTTTTATCTTGTTGTTGAGTTTTATTGCTTGAAACAAGTTTGGCATCATAGCCTGCTTTCTGCACAGCTTGGATTAAACGATCACTGCTGACATGGGCATCTGCCTGAATCCAAGCTTGTTCAGTGGCTAAATTAACATTGGCTTGTTGCACACCTTCCACTTTTTTGAGTGCCTTTTCCACACGTGCTACACAAGAAGCACAAGTCATGCCTTCGATGGTCAGTTCAATGGCAGGGCTTGCTGTCACATCATAGCCTGCTCGTTCCACAGCTTTGATCAGCAATTCACGGTCTAAAGGATGAGATGATTGAATAACGGCTTTTTCAGTCGCTAGATTCACATGTGCAGTGTCTACCCCCTCGACTTTTTTCAAGGCTTTTTCGACTCGTCCCACACATGAGGCACAAGTCATGCCTTCAATTGACAAAGTTTCCTGATACTGTTGTGAGCTCATATTTGACCTCTCATTTAAAATTCTGTTTTAAGCATACAGATTGACATCATGGTAAGGTCAAGTGAATTTTAAAAATAGATTTAAAGCTTGACCTTACCATGGTGTTAAGGTTTAGACTTGCTTTAAACGATACTTCTCTTGGAGAATAACCATGAAATTATTGATCGAGAATATGACCTGTGGTGGTTGCGCGCGTGGTGTCACTGCAACCATTCAAGATGTGGATAGCCATGCCAAAGTTGAGGTTGATTTGGTAAGTAAAATTGTCACTGTTGACACAACTGCGAGTACAGATCAAATAACTGCGGCTTTAGCAGAAGATGGTTTTCCTGCCAAAGTTCAGTAATTCGCTACACTTCATTAAAAAGCCAACTGTTCATCTAATTTGGCTTTTTTACATCATAAAATGATCAAAAACCGAGATGCTTATTATATGAAATCCCTTCTAAATCATAAACTTGGTAAATACAATCAAAAAAAGATTTAATATCTTCTGTATATTGTTCTTTACGAACAGCCATAACGACATGTGTGATCGCATTCAAATCTAGAATAGGAATAAATTTCAAATTGGTTAAACAAATATTTTTAGCACTTTCAGGTACAATTACCATACCATCACCAGCAGCAGCAAAACCACATGCCAAAGCCATTTCTCGTACATAACGCACATGCCTAGGCTTTAAATTGTGCTGTTCAAATAAGGTCGCTATATAATGTGAATAATTAAGCTGATCATCTTTTGGATAAAAAATTAAATCTTCATCGACCAATTCTTCTAAAAAAATACCTTTCTTACATGCTAATGGATGACCAGCATGTATCGCTAATACTAAAGGTTCATCTCGTAATTTAGTTCGAATAATCTCAGGATCATCAAAATTGATCCGACCAAAACCAATATCAATTTTTCGATTTTTTAATGCCTCCACCTGTTCAATTGAAGACAGTTCCACCAACTCAATTTTTAGATGAGCATTTCTTTGTTTAAATAAAAAAATTATTTTAGATAAATAACCAAATAATAATGATCCAACAAAACTCAAAGTAATCGTTCGATCAATCATACCGATTTTTTTTGTCATACTTTTTAATTCATCGGCTTGACTTAATAAGTGTAAAGCATGATTATAAAAAAATCCCCCGGCATCAGTCGTGATTAAGGGTCGACTGCCCCTTTCAAATAACTGAACACCCAGTTCTGCTTCTAAGTTTTGGATTTGTCGACTTAAAGGTGGCTGAGCAATAAATAATTTTTCAGCAGCTTTCGTAAAACTTTGTTCCTCAACCACTGCCACAAAATATTTTAAATGTCTAAGCTCCATGTCTATATATCCCTGTTTAAAATTTCTGAATCAAGCATCGTTGATATATTGATTTGACATTAAAGAATAATCTATTTTTAGATATAAAAAAAAATTATTCAGTAAAAATGAATCTTAAGTACAGAAATTCAATTCAATCTTGAAATAATCAAAGATTTGAATATTCAAAATTTAGATTTAATCAACAATCTATTGATACGCAGCAGTTAAACCTACTATTTATACAAAAAGCGAAGCTTTATACACATACAAAATTCATCTATTAATTTTCAAAAATTAACAGCCATTAAATAAAAAACTCAATATTTTTTTAATAATCTGTCCTTATTATCCTATAAGAGATTAAAAATGAAACCTCTTTTCAGCTTGTTGACCTTATTTATGATTTCTGTACACAGTTATGCGAGTGACCCCTTAAACGGTACGGTATGGAAAACCATCGATGATCGAACACAAAAACCCATGTCACTTGTCCAATTTAAAGAAAATGCTAATGGCACATTGTCTGCTAGCATTCAAAAAGTTTTTGAAGCGAGCCAAGCACAAAAATGTACAAAATGTATCGGAAAATATCAAAATAAGCCTTTAATTGGACTTAAGATCATTTCCAATTTAAAAAACTCAGGTCATCTGAAATATACAGGGGGAAGTATTACAGATCCACAAACAGGTAAAACATATAAATTTAATGCCAATTTATCTGAAAATGGGCAAGTTTTAAAAGGACGTGGTTTTATCGGTGTATCTGCATTTGGACGTTCACAAACATGGTTAAGGGTAAATTAGGATTACACTATCTTTGCTGTGGACAAAAGACATATTTAACTCAGTGAAATTGTTTAATTTATGCAATTTATCTAGCTGTAATACTGATCCTTTGCATACAATTCTACCTTTGAAAATAAAGTCGATCTCGAAATGATGAAAAGTTTGAAATTTATATCTATATGGGCAATTTCACTTTACGTTTCGATCTCTTCACATGCGAAAGATACGATCTACCTCATTTCTAGTTCATCTGCCTATGATGAAAGTTACATCCCTAAAATAACTCAGGCTTTTGAAAGTAAAGGCTTTAGTGTGAATACACAATATCTAAACCAGCAGCTTTCAGACTTTGGCTATGTAAACACTGACCATGAACGCGCTAAAAATCTGATTGCTGCTTTAAAAAATGATCACGTGAAATATCTTTGGTTTGTACGGGGTGGCTCGGGGGCTTTAAATTTATTGCCTGAATTACATGCAGAAATTAACCCAATCAAGCAAAGCACACCGAAAGTTCTCATTGGCTTTAGTGATGTAACAGCCATTCATTATTTTATCAACAATGAAATTGGCTGGAAAAGTATTCATGGAACCACCGCCGCAACAGGTAAAATTATCAATGCACCGACTGCTGCTTCTACTGAAACAACGGCAGCAATCACAAATATAAATGATACTAGTGAAAATCAAAAAGATGTAGTTGATGAAATCTTTTCAACCTTACAAAATGGTGTGCATTATCAAGGGCTTTTACCGTTAAATCACGCAGCAAAAAACCACTTTGAGCAAGGTACCTTAACAGGGGGAAATTTAACGCTCGTACAAACGTTATTTTCGACCAAATATGAACGTCGTTGGCAAAATAAAATTCTGTTACTTGAAGATATTAGCGTCACCTATAAACAACTTGACCGCTTATTACATCAAATTTTATTTAAGCAGGATTTTCACCCTAAAGCCATCGTGTTTGGGCAGTTTTATCCAAGTAAAACCAATGATGGTGAACGTTTAATTTACAAAGAAGTGATTCGAACATTTGCCGAAAAAAGTCAAATTCCTGTGTATTATTATCCTTATTTTGGACATGGAAAAATCAATAAACCTTTTATTTTAGGTGGAAAAGCACATATTGCTTGTCCTCAGGACTCAGATTATTGTTCCATCTT
The DNA window shown above is from Acinetobacter piscicola and carries:
- a CDS encoding putative oxygenase MesX, which translates into the protein MSNAFACSLKRIRFDENYKPADSTRLTTNFANLARGEHREENLRRTLAMINNRFNSLASCDNPNADRYSLEIDIISAEIDIEGNGQTFPFIETLKSTIIDHKTNERIEGMIGNSFSSYVRDYDFSVVLPTLGCKFNEKPEDFGDLHGKLYQHLINSEVFKAEFKKQPVICLSVSTTKTYYRTANVHPILGVEYTNDDYSRTDEYFAKMGLSVRYFKPENATAPLAFYSADNLLSDYTDFELISAISTMESFQKIYRPEIYNTNATAGLVYQPSLSFGDYSLTRIVYDRVERGQLAVKQGKWTEENFIKPYQNILNEWAANFNIENADAA
- the cueR gene encoding Cu(I)-responsive transcriptional regulator, which gives rise to MNIGQVSKQSGISNKMIRYYEQIGVLDTAKRAASGYRIYSEQDLKTLNFIRHARDLGFSSEQMKELLSLWKNTERQSAEVKQLTLQHIQVLNDKIAQLQAMVDLLQHSANCCSGNDQADCAILKNIELGAVET
- a CDS encoding heavy metal translocating P-type ATPase, which translates into the protein MSSQQYQETLSIEGMTCASCVGRVEKALKKVEGVDTAHVNLATEKAVIQSSHPLDRELLIKAVERAGYDVTASPAIELTIEGMTCASCVARVEKALKKVEGVQQANVNLATEQAWIQADAHVSSDRLIQAVQKAGYDAKLVSSNKTQQQDKKNSELQELKRDLIISLVLALPVFILEMGSHMIPAFHMWVMHHIGQYQSWLIQCVLTTLVLIFPGRRFYQKGIPALLRFAPDMNSLVAVGTLAAYSFSLVATFLPQLLPQGTVHVYYEAAAVIVSLILLGRYFEAKAKGRTSQAIQHLIGMQPKTARIHQNGQILEVPIANVTSDLIVEIRPGERVPVDGEVVEGHSYIDESMITGEPIPVEKSVGQSVVGGTINQNGTLNIRATAIGEASVLAQIIHMVEQAQGSKLPIQAVVDKVTMWFVPVVMGLALLTFFVWLIFGPDPALTFALINAVAVLIIACPCAMGLATPTSIMVGTGRGAEMGILFRKGEALQLLQDINVVAVDKTGTLTEGKPTLTDFQVMDSFAREQVLQIVASVEAKSEHPIALAIVDAAQQENIHFLPVTAFDSVTGSGIQAEVEGQAVQIGADRYMHEIGVNVSVFAAEAARLGNEGKTPIYVAIDQKLAAIVAVADPIKDSTYAAIDALHQLGLKVAMITGDHRHTANAIAQKLKIDQVEAEVLPDGKVEVVKQLQQKYGRVAFVGDGINDAPALAQADVGIAIGTGTDVAMEAAEVVLMSGNLQGVPNAIALSKATIRNIQQNLFWAFIYNIALIPIAAGILYPSFGILLSPIFAAGAMALSSVFVLANALRLKYFHALKFDA
- a CDS encoding heavy-metal-associated domain-containing protein — translated: MKLLIENMTCGGCARGVTATIQDVDSHAKVEVDLVSKIVTVDTTASTDQITAALAEDGFPAKVQ
- a CDS encoding LysR family transcriptional regulator; amino-acid sequence: MELRHLKYFVAVVEEQSFTKAAEKLFIAQPPLSRQIQNLEAELGVQLFERGSRPLITTDAGGFFYNHALHLLSQADELKSMTKKIGMIDRTITLSFVGSLLFGYLSKIIFLFKQRNAHLKIELVELSSIEQVEALKNRKIDIGFGRINFDDPEIIRTKLRDEPLVLAIHAGHPLACKKGIFLEELVDEDLIFYPKDDQLNYSHYIATLFEQHNLKPRHVRYVREMALACGFAAAGDGMVIVPESAKNICLTNLKFIPILDLNAITHVVMAVRKEQYTEDIKSFFDCIYQVYDLEGISYNKHLGF
- a CDS encoding DUF2147 domain-containing protein encodes the protein MKPLFSLLTLFMISVHSYASDPLNGTVWKTIDDRTQKPMSLVQFKENANGTLSASIQKVFEASQAQKCTKCIGKYQNKPLIGLKIISNLKNSGHLKYTGGSITDPQTGKTYKFNANLSENGQVLKGRGFIGVSAFGRSQTWLRVN
- a CDS encoding LD-carboxypeptidase, whose amino-acid sequence is MMKSLKFISIWAISLYVSISSHAKDTIYLISSSSAYDESYIPKITQAFESKGFSVNTQYLNQQLSDFGYVNTDHERAKNLIAALKNDHVKYLWFVRGGSGALNLLPELHAEINPIKQSTPKVLIGFSDVTAIHYFINNEIGWKSIHGTTAATGKIINAPTAASTETTAAITNINDTSENQKDVVDEIFSTLQNGVHYQGLLPLNHAAKNHFEQGTLTGGNLTLVQTLFSTKYERRWQNKILLLEDISVTYKQLDRLLHQILFKQDFHPKAIVFGQFYPSKTNDGERLIYKEVIRTFAEKSQIPVYYYPYFGHGKINKPFILGGKAHIACPQDSDYCSIFQEKL